Proteins encoded within one genomic window of Spirochaetota bacterium:
- the sppA gene encoding signal peptide peptidase SppA, whose translation MLLQKELWYLVRNISKMTLLLLACILINTIVAGKAVANIKQQANDVLMPGATVSMPGIPSYSVINPVFADINEAFSLQYRYAHINKGDIGMHYAATTIFGFTCAYSTVEALFKDENVVKTEGHSWYFAKGIMLSDWLGVGVSYNRYTVESEPVKSWGYSLLLFPSRFLSFGMVVDHANEPSLNQTTVKQRQWYSIGIRPFGNVISLAWDIKRYRGEKWDDVLHMFTLSGIVWHDIMYSVQYDTDKNIFFAMAIPFDISTRTGGTSMYDFGYMNFDKQKATAYTFGITLTEERFRNAFSSKMRYLSIVLREEVKEIKEKGVFEPSRASFFDIVRSLREAMYDKSIAGIVIQIDAPALNFAQAQELREEIKRCKQKGKPVYCILASMGNLEYYIASSASTIFYVPNQPFAITGLKAEVYFFKGLLDKVGVKFEEVKKGQYKSFGESFTRQQMSDAARENIISLLKDLNLQFINDIAKDRNISVGEVEQCIAAGMLTPQQAKDKGFIDEIARPFDVMQRLGVERYGLSYLVTCENYIEEKMFVYEWGQKPRIAVIYVEGNIIRGQSREDGIFQPTMIGDVNYQKYLTKVFSDRDVKAVVIRINSGGGSAIASDLMWHSLMAMKKKYKKPVVISFGNIAASGGYYIACTNDTVFTSKATITGSIGVIFGKLNLEELYNKLGINKETIKMSEFADIFSESRPFTEKEKQLIQKSVDFTYNEFIKKVELGRNIPASTIPMVAEGKVFTGSQALQNGLADREGGLIAALSYAATLAGIKGEFQVEQLPQKDMDLRKILKGTSFQASLSGILQYVLNTVMFESLSNEEVLLLYPYDIVIQ comes from the coding sequence ATGCTATTACAGAAGGAATTATGGTATTTGGTCAGGAATATATCAAAGATGACATTACTATTATTGGCATGCATTTTGATTAATACAATAGTTGCTGGAAAAGCTGTTGCCAATATTAAACAGCAAGCCAATGATGTGTTAATGCCGGGTGCTACAGTATCGATGCCGGGTATCCCATCATATAGTGTTATCAACCCTGTTTTTGCGGATATTAATGAAGCGTTCTCACTACAATACAGATACGCACACATAAATAAAGGTGATATTGGAATGCATTATGCCGCCACAACCATCTTTGGGTTTACATGCGCCTATAGTACTGTGGAGGCGCTGTTTAAAGATGAAAATGTTGTAAAGACAGAAGGCCATTCCTGGTATTTTGCTAAAGGTATAATGCTTTCTGACTGGCTAGGTGTGGGTGTAAGTTATAACAGGTATACTGTCGAAAGTGAACCTGTGAAATCGTGGGGATATAGCTTGCTTTTGTTTCCCTCTAGATTTCTTTCGTTTGGTATGGTTGTAGATCATGCAAATGAGCCTTCATTGAATCAGACTACAGTAAAGCAGCGCCAATGGTATTCTATTGGGATTAGACCATTTGGGAATGTTATATCATTGGCATGGGATATAAAACGGTACAGAGGGGAAAAATGGGATGATGTGTTGCACATGTTCACTCTTTCAGGTATAGTGTGGCATGACATTATGTATTCTGTTCAATATGATACAGATAAAAATATATTCTTTGCTATGGCTATCCCATTTGATATATCAACCAGAACTGGTGGCACATCAATGTATGACTTTGGCTATATGAATTTTGATAAACAAAAGGCTACAGCGTATACGTTTGGTATAACATTGACGGAAGAGCGTTTCAGGAATGCATTCAGTTCCAAGATGCGGTATTTGTCGATAGTTCTACGGGAAGAGGTCAAGGAGATAAAAGAAAAAGGAGTATTTGAGCCATCACGGGCATCATTTTTTGATATTGTACGCTCACTGCGTGAAGCAATGTATGATAAAAGCATTGCTGGGATAGTCATACAGATAGATGCACCAGCATTAAATTTTGCCCAGGCACAGGAGTTGAGAGAAGAAATCAAACGCTGTAAACAGAAAGGCAAACCGGTTTATTGTATACTTGCATCGATGGGCAATTTAGAATACTATATTGCTTCGTCTGCTTCTACAATATTTTATGTTCCAAACCAGCCATTTGCCATTACAGGGCTTAAAGCTGAAGTGTATTTTTTCAAAGGGCTGCTTGATAAAGTGGGAGTGAAGTTTGAAGAAGTGAAAAAAGGGCAGTACAAGTCATTTGGCGAATCTTTTACACGTCAGCAGATGTCAGATGCTGCAAGGGAAAACATTATATCACTACTCAAAGACTTAAACCTGCAATTCATTAATGATATTGCAAAGGACAGGAATATTTCAGTAGGGGAAGTGGAGCAATGCATTGCAGCAGGAATGCTTACACCGCAGCAGGCAAAAGATAAAGGGTTTATAGATGAAATAGCAAGGCCATTTGATGTGATGCAGAGGCTTGGGGTTGAGCGATATGGGTTATCATACCTGGTTACATGCGAAAATTACATAGAAGAGAAGATGTTTGTATATGAGTGGGGCCAAAAGCCAAGGATAGCTGTTATCTATGTTGAGGGCAATATCATACGAGGTCAATCGAGGGAGGATGGAATCTTCCAGCCAACAATGATTGGGGACGTTAACTATCAGAAGTATCTTACAAAAGTATTTTCTGACAGGGATGTAAAGGCAGTTGTTATACGCATTAATTCTGGAGGTGGATCGGCAATAGCCTCTGATTTGATGTGGCATTCGCTTATGGCAATGAAAAAAAAGTATAAAAAGCCCGTGGTAATCTCATTTGGCAACATTGCTGCATCAGGTGGTTACTATATTGCTTGTACAAATGACACTGTTTTTACAAGCAAAGCAACCATTACAGGTTCAATTGGAGTGATTTTTGGCAAACTTAATTTGGAAGAGTTATACAATAAATTAGGAATCAATAAAGAAACAATCAAGATGAGTGAATTTGCTGACATATTTTCAGAGTCGCGCCCCTTTACCGAAAAGGAAAAACAGCTTATTCAAAAGAGTGTAGATTTTACGTATAATGAATTTATTAAGAAAGTAGAACTGGGGAGGAATATACCAGCCAGCACAATTCCGATGGTTGCTGAAGGTAAGGTCTTTACCGGTTCACAGGCTTTGCAGAATGGTCTTGCAGATAGGGAAGGTGGTCTTATTGCCGCGTTGTCCTATGCCGCTACGCTGGCAGGCATCAAAGGGGAATTCCAGGTGGAACAATTACCTCAAAAGGATATGGATTTACGAAAGATACTCAAAGGGACAAGCTTCCAGGCATCACTGTCAGGCATTCTGCAGTATGTACTGAATACAGTTATGTTTGAGTCGCTCTCTAACGAAGAAGTGTTGTTATTATATCCATATGATATAGTAATACAATAA
- the carA gene encoding glutamine-hydrolyzing carbamoyl-phosphate synthase small subunit → MSRKAFLILEDGTTFEGVGFGWDGEAIGEAVFNTSMSGYQEVLTDPSYSGQIVAMTYPMIGNYGVNDEDVESSRVQVAGFVVKEYSKLYSNHRATRSLHDYLKEYKVPGIECVDTRKLTRHIRDKGAMRAGIFPDKKGALEKVLAHPQMAGLDLTRNVMCNKPYTFGQHIDAAPTIAVFDFGVKTNILRLLKAEGFNVIVYPGITPLSDVLQNKQIKGVFLSNGPGDPDAVDYAKVLVKDILKTGIPCFGICLGHQLIALGLGARTYKLKFGHRGANQPVKNLLNGKVEITSQNHGFAVDYESTKKLSDIEITHVNCNDTTVEGLRHKKLPVFCVQYHPEANPGPHDSRYLFKDFYTMVSQA, encoded by the coding sequence ATGTCTAGGAAGGCATTTTTAATATTAGAAGACGGAACTACATTCGAAGGCGTGGGCTTTGGATGGGATGGAGAAGCTATAGGCGAGGCTGTATTTAACACTTCTATGAGCGGATATCAGGAAGTGTTAACTGACCCATCGTACAGCGGGCAGATAGTTGCCATGACCTATCCTATGATTGGCAATTATGGCGTCAACGATGAGGATGTAGAATCATCAAGGGTTCAGGTGGCAGGTTTTGTTGTAAAGGAATACAGCAAACTGTATTCAAACCACAGAGCAACACGGTCGCTTCATGACTATCTGAAAGAATACAAGGTGCCGGGTATTGAATGTGTGGATACGCGTAAGCTGACACGCCACATTCGTGATAAAGGGGCGATGCGTGCAGGGATTTTCCCAGATAAAAAGGGAGCACTGGAAAAAGTGTTGGCTCACCCACAGATGGCAGGACTTGATTTGACTCGCAATGTCATGTGCAACAAACCGTACACGTTTGGACAGCATATCGATGCGGCACCTACCATTGCAGTCTTTGACTTTGGGGTTAAAACCAATATTTTGCGGCTTCTGAAAGCTGAGGGGTTTAATGTTATCGTGTATCCGGGCATAACGCCACTATCAGACGTATTGCAGAATAAACAAATAAAAGGAGTATTCTTATCTAATGGGCCAGGGGACCCTGATGCGGTTGACTATGCAAAAGTGCTGGTGAAAGATATTTTAAAAACAGGTATTCCATGTTTTGGTATATGCTTAGGGCATCAGCTGATAGCGCTGGGATTGGGAGCAAGGACATATAAACTTAAATTTGGCCATAGGGGTGCAAATCAGCCAGTGAAAAACCTTTTAAACGGGAAGGTAGAAATAACTTCTCAAAACCATGGGTTTGCAGTGGATTATGAATCAACTAAAAAACTTTCGGATATTGAAATTACTCACGTCAACTGCAACGATACTACTGTAGAAGGGTTGCGTCATAAAAAACTTCCAGTATTTTGCGTGCAGTATCATCCCGAAGCAAATCCTGGTCCGCATGATTCACGGTACCTGTTTAAAGATTTTTATACTATGGTGTCGCAGGCATAA
- a CDS encoding vitamin B12-dependent ribonucleotide reductase encodes MSAKVHSWNEIAIHSDKEPQLTENAKIVLQKRYLAKDEEGKCIETPRQMFERIAKYVASADLLYGKDLRHVNQVATTFYEMMVDLLFIPNSPTLMNAGRPLGQLSACFVLPVEDSMDGIFDAIKYMALIHKSGGGTGFSFSRLRPKNDVVQTTKGVSSGPVSFMNIFNAATETIKQGGTRRGANMAILHVTHPDIIEFIRAKENNDALTNFNCSVAVSDAFMKAVEDDDEYELVNPRNGKPAGKLKAREVFDLIVQMAWKNGEPGLVFIDRINEKNVLKKVGLIESTNPCGEQPLLPYESCNLGSINLARCIVYNGSTVAVDYELLKDITYKAVHFLDNVIDVNKYPLPMIEENTKANRKIGLGVMGFADMLIAIGVPYNSEAALSIARNVMATIQEASKDASRALAKERGAFPNFPLSEYAEKGQEPLRNATTTTIAPTGTISIIAGTSSGIEPIFALAYVRNVLDNNKLVESHPLFVDYCKQKGIYSDKLMQKVAKTGSIAHIEELPDDVKALFVTAHDIAPHWHVRIQAAFQEFVDNAVSKTVNFPNSATVNDIATVYKLAYQLGCKGITVYRDGSRESQVLQVQRDEKEKRPVVKIQPRPRKEVTWGKTLKMNTGCGSLYVTINEDEQGLFEVFATMGKAGGCAASQAEAVSRLISLALRSGIEPQQIIKQLKGVRCPNQAWVKGGRIYSCADAIAKAMERYIQPDALQADNVDDMNKNIAETNGKGADTVMVGVCPECHGPLEFEGGCSVCRICGFSRCG; translated from the coding sequence GTGAGTGCAAAAGTACACAGCTGGAATGAGATTGCAATACATTCGGATAAAGAACCTCAATTAACAGAAAATGCGAAGATTGTCCTACAAAAGCGGTATTTAGCTAAAGATGAAGAGGGCAAATGCATAGAAACGCCCCGCCAGATGTTTGAGCGGATAGCAAAATATGTTGCTTCGGCTGATTTACTGTATGGAAAAGATTTACGTCATGTGAATCAGGTTGCAACCACATTTTATGAGATGATGGTTGATCTTCTGTTTATACCCAACAGCCCCACTTTAATGAATGCAGGAAGGCCTTTAGGGCAGCTTTCTGCGTGTTTTGTCCTGCCAGTGGAAGATTCAATGGATGGCATATTTGATGCAATTAAATACATGGCTTTGATTCATAAAAGCGGAGGAGGCACCGGTTTTTCGTTTTCGCGGTTGCGCCCTAAAAATGATGTAGTGCAGACAACAAAAGGTGTTTCAAGCGGCCCCGTATCATTTATGAATATCTTTAATGCAGCTACTGAAACCATAAAGCAGGGAGGCACCCGCCGTGGTGCTAATATGGCAATACTCCATGTAACCCATCCTGATATAATAGAATTCATACGTGCAAAGGAAAATAATGATGCATTGACCAATTTTAACTGTTCGGTAGCAGTAAGCGATGCGTTCATGAAAGCAGTTGAGGATGATGATGAATATGAACTTGTAAATCCTCGCAATGGCAAGCCTGCCGGAAAGCTCAAAGCCCGCGAAGTATTTGATCTTATTGTACAGATGGCATGGAAAAATGGTGAGCCGGGATTAGTATTTATTGACAGAATAAATGAAAAGAATGTGTTAAAGAAAGTTGGTCTGATAGAGAGCACCAATCCCTGTGGGGAACAGCCATTGCTTCCATACGAATCATGCAATCTTGGTTCCATTAACCTGGCCAGGTGTATTGTATATAATGGATCCACTGTAGCAGTTGATTATGAATTGTTAAAGGATATAACCTATAAGGCAGTGCATTTCCTTGACAATGTTATTGATGTCAACAAGTACCCGTTGCCAATGATTGAGGAAAATACAAAAGCAAATCGAAAAATTGGGCTTGGTGTTATGGGTTTTGCAGACATGCTCATTGCGATAGGTGTGCCGTATAATTCTGAAGCGGCCTTAAGTATTGCAAGAAATGTCATGGCAACTATTCAGGAAGCATCAAAAGATGCTTCACGTGCTCTGGCAAAAGAGCGCGGTGCATTCCCAAATTTTCCACTGTCTGAATATGCTGAAAAAGGCCAAGAGCCTTTGCGCAATGCAACTACAACAACAATAGCACCAACGGGCACCATAAGCATTATAGCCGGCACATCTAGCGGGATTGAGCCCATCTTTGCCCTTGCCTATGTACGCAACGTGCTGGATAATAACAAGCTTGTTGAATCACATCCACTGTTTGTAGACTACTGTAAACAAAAGGGCATTTACAGTGACAAGCTTATGCAGAAAGTTGCAAAAACGGGTTCAATAGCTCATATTGAAGAATTGCCAGACGATGTCAAGGCATTGTTTGTTACCGCTCATGACATAGCTCCTCATTGGCATGTGCGCATACAGGCAGCATTTCAGGAGTTTGTGGACAATGCTGTTTCAAAGACTGTAAATTTTCCAAATTCAGCAACTGTCAATGATATTGCAACTGTGTACAAATTGGCGTACCAGTTAGGGTGTAAAGGTATAACGGTATATAGAGATGGCTCGCGCGAGTCACAGGTGTTGCAGGTTCAAAGGGATGAAAAAGAAAAGCGTCCAGTAGTAAAAATACAGCCACGCCCGCGAAAAGAAGTAACCTGGGGGAAAACATTGAAAATGAACACAGGCTGCGGTTCGTTGTATGTAACTATTAACGAAGATGAACAGGGATTGTTTGAGGTTTTTGCCACCATGGGGAAAGCAGGGGGGTGTGCTGCAAGTCAAGCGGAAGCAGTAAGCAGGTTGATATCGCTTGCGCTTCGTTCGGGCATTGAACCACAGCAGATTATTAAGCAACTTAAAGGAGTGCGCTGTCCAAACCAAGCATGGGTCAAAGGGGGCAGGATCTATTCCTGTGCCGATGCAATTGCCAAAGCTATGGAGCGATATATACAACCTGACGCTCTTCAGGCTGACAATGTAGATGACATGAATAAAAATATAGCCGAAACAAATGGCAAGGGAGCGGACACCGTCATGGTTGGTGTGTGCCCTGAATGCCATGGGCCGCTGGAATTTGAAGGAGGCTGCTCAGTATGCCGAATATGTGGTTTTTCACGGTGCGGATAG
- a CDS encoding 50S ribosomal protein L11 methyltransferase: MFQVYFTFDIDRELAAKLEAHAQSISILYDKKAIIALFNSEDEIPVFARDYILSVNTLDEEIWKYRYLDSFNGIAVTSSVFIYPATKANVCDSSYKYCIAINPKDAFGDGTHPTTRMCIQSLEMIAKAIAPELCATYTVCDVGTGTGIIAIAAELFGFGSIDACDIDPVAIERAKENAAYNGCKNINFFVKDIADMQNTKQYKIVVANLLSDIIEKNADVIVSLVEKGGTLIVSGIHDRWAKTVRKLLATYCKLVDDTIMDQWHCMVFNK, from the coding sequence ATGTTTCAGGTGTATTTTACTTTTGACATTGACAGGGAATTGGCTGCCAAACTGGAAGCGCATGCCCAAAGCATTTCCATATTGTATGATAAAAAAGCCATTATCGCACTTTTTAATTCAGAAGACGAAATACCTGTGTTTGCACGTGATTACATTCTCTCTGTAAATACACTTGATGAAGAAATATGGAAATATCGCTATTTAGATTCATTCAATGGTATAGCAGTCACATCATCAGTGTTTATTTATCCTGCAACAAAAGCAAATGTGTGCGATAGCTCATACAAATATTGCATTGCAATTAACCCAAAAGATGCCTTTGGGGATGGAACACATCCTACTACACGCATGTGCATTCAGTCATTGGAAATGATTGCCAAAGCTATCGCCCCTGAGCTTTGTGCAACATATACAGTATGTGATGTAGGGACAGGTACTGGCATCATAGCTATTGCAGCTGAGCTTTTTGGATTTGGCAGTATTGATGCGTGTGACATTGACCCTGTGGCAATTGAACGCGCAAAAGAAAATGCTGCCTACAATGGATGTAAAAACATTAATTTTTTTGTAAAAGATATTGCAGATATGCAAAATACAAAACAGTATAAAATTGTTGTTGCAAATTTATTGTCAGATATTATTGAGAAAAATGCGGATGTAATTGTGTCTTTGGTTGAAAAAGGTGGTACGTTAATTGTCAGCGGTATACATGACCGCTGGGCAAAAACCGTGCGTAAATTGCTTGCAACATATTGCAAGCTTGTAGATGATACTATCATGGACCAGTGGCATTGCATGGTATTTAATAAATAA
- a CDS encoding MBL fold metallo-hydrolase has product MNPQEIYPGIFRVVQHRSRKIAPPVNVYIIAGEEGLIFDAGYGDDTSIRLMGEAINFVQNKNPKWHISNVIPSHSHPDHFSGLKQIQSHYNIKVMLTGEMAKVLTDVRAYHESYRLSTVQQYRYATLSQRISQLPLQLVFRSMYKRVYGISFLQSYDSTVVPGQTISVNGYTFTVLHGPGHCNDHIMLYEKQEGILFAGDNILRSIYTWLGPPRSDLAEYYATLEACCNLPNLKLILTAHGSPINNPKERIKEIIEYRKLRTKQVFSIVANEENGITFNKLLNIIYPRSVERRWLAKGWIIVTIEYLLQKNALRFEGKRIKANKFDIHKL; this is encoded by the coding sequence ATGAATCCCCAGGAAATATATCCCGGCATTTTCAGAGTTGTACAGCACAGATCACGGAAAATAGCTCCTCCGGTGAATGTATATATTATTGCAGGTGAAGAAGGATTAATATTTGATGCAGGATATGGTGATGACACTTCAATACGCTTGATGGGTGAAGCAATTAATTTTGTGCAGAATAAAAATCCCAAGTGGCACATCTCAAACGTAATACCAAGTCATTCACATCCTGATCATTTTTCGGGGCTAAAGCAAATACAGAGTCACTACAATATTAAGGTTATGCTTACAGGAGAGATGGCAAAGGTTTTAACTGATGTACGAGCGTACCATGAGTCGTACAGATTGAGCACCGTGCAGCAGTACCGTTATGCCACACTATCCCAGCGAATATCCCAACTGCCACTACAGCTTGTATTCAGAAGCATGTACAAAAGGGTATATGGCATTTCATTTCTTCAATCGTATGATAGCACAGTGGTGCCAGGCCAAACTATATCGGTAAATGGCTATACCTTTACTGTACTACATGGCCCAGGGCATTGCAATGACCATATCATGTTGTATGAAAAACAGGAGGGCATTTTATTTGCTGGAGACAATATTTTACGAAGCATTTATACCTGGCTTGGTCCTCCCCGTTCAGACCTTGCAGAATATTACGCTACTCTTGAAGCATGTTGCAATCTGCCAAATTTAAAACTCATATTAACTGCTCATGGCAGCCCAATAAATAATCCCAAAGAAAGAATAAAAGAAATAATAGAATACCGAAAACTCAGGACAAAGCAAGTATTTTCAATTGTTGCCAATGAAGAAAATGGAATTACATTTAATAAGCTTTTGAATATTATTTATCCGCGCTCTGTTGAGCGCCGATGGCTGGCAAAAGGGTGGATTATTGTTACAATAGAATATCTGTTGCAAAAAAATGCCCTCAGATTTGAGGGCAAAAGAATTAAGGCCAACAAGTTTGATATACACAAACTGTAA
- a CDS encoding alpha/beta hydrolase: MNTFTRLIMLFMVFTLTVSCSSLGMRNIPLDDLKPKYANESSRFIIIDGTTIHIRDEGKKDKPVLLLIHGVCSSLHTWDGWVSLLKEHFRIIRFDIPGFGLSGQIPSKNYTPEYSVELLNKAIEEIGIKKLSIAGNSLGGFIAWKFAVAHPDKVEKLILIDSVGYPQDMPWLLKFSTNIFVRPFARIGMPRYFINKAVHEVYGDQTKVTDAVVDRYFELSQKEGNRRAWIDVFMVMKEYSKKQDLSRGLTAIKCPIMVMWGTKDTWIPYTTEFPKWQKDLPNAVFKVYEGVGHIPMEEIPEQTAQDAFEFLTGKKLLIAR, encoded by the coding sequence ATGAACACTTTCACACGACTTATTATGTTATTTATGGTATTTACTCTAACAGTAAGCTGCTCATCACTGGGTATGAGAAATATTCCCCTTGATGATCTGAAACCTAAATACGCCAATGAATCATCGCGTTTTATTATAATTGATGGGACAACCATTCATATCAGAGATGAAGGAAAAAAAGATAAACCGGTATTATTGCTTATTCATGGAGTCTGCTCATCTTTGCATACCTGGGATGGATGGGTGTCATTATTGAAAGAACATTTCAGGATTATCCGATTTGACATACCCGGTTTTGGATTATCAGGCCAAATCCCATCCAAAAACTATACCCCAGAATATAGTGTGGAACTTCTTAATAAAGCTATCGAAGAGATAGGCATTAAAAAGCTTTCAATAGCAGGAAACTCCCTTGGGGGTTTTATAGCATGGAAATTTGCAGTAGCTCATCCCGATAAAGTTGAAAAACTTATCCTGATTGATTCTGTTGGATATCCTCAGGATATGCCATGGCTGTTAAAATTTTCTACAAATATATTTGTACGACCTTTCGCACGAATTGGCATGCCTCGATATTTTATAAATAAAGCTGTACACGAAGTTTACGGCGATCAGACAAAAGTTACTGATGCAGTAGTGGACCGATATTTTGAGCTATCGCAAAAAGAAGGAAACAGAAGAGCATGGATAGATGTATTCATGGTAATGAAGGAGTATTCCAAAAAGCAGGATCTATCCAGAGGGCTTACTGCTATTAAATGTCCAATTATGGTAATGTGGGGAACAAAGGATACCTGGATCCCCTATACAACAGAATTTCCAAAATGGCAAAAAGACCTGCCAAATGCTGTCTTCAAAGTTTATGAAGGAGTAGGACATATACCTATGGAAGAAATTCCTGAACAAACTGCACAGGATGCCTTTGAATTTTTAACAGGGAAAAAGCTATTGATTGCTCGATAG
- a CDS encoding DUF167 domain-containing protein: protein MEEYFISVKVIPKSSKNSVQFEDGILRVHLNAPPVDGKANKALIQLLAHVLGVPKSSVEIIRGEKGRNKQIKIKGLNDVALKQKLDDYNSK, encoded by the coding sequence ATGGAAGAATATTTTATTTCTGTTAAGGTTATACCAAAATCATCAAAAAACAGTGTACAGTTTGAAGATGGTATTTTACGAGTGCACCTGAATGCACCACCTGTTGATGGAAAAGCAAATAAAGCACTAATACAGCTATTAGCCCATGTGCTTGGAGTTCCAAAATCCTCTGTAGAAATAATACGTGGTGAAAAAGGCAGGAATAAACAGATTAAAATTAAAGGCTTAAATGATGTTGCTTTGAAACAAAAACTTGATGATTATAATAGCAAATAA
- a CDS encoding MnmC family methyltransferase, translated as MQFKTLITDDATITIFDESYNEAMHSLSGAYQEAVFMHVIPSKVLEKHGQVHVLDIGFGLGYNVLALCYEAKKQNRDVFYSITSLEKNKYMVEAMECVHFNDDRDKVYELLKHSARGNKIITDYFSHSVLYGDARQLLSLLPENSIDAVFHDPFSPYKNPELWSVDFFKKLFDVCKDECIVTTYSAAVHVRVAMKKGGFIVGKGPQVGRKKEGTVATKRNNAVTPLGEEYFALLKNDPKAIPFTDPGLCTTTEEIRERRRLKMLQVKRGLQAP; from the coding sequence ATGCAATTTAAAACATTGATAACAGACGATGCAACTATCACAATTTTTGATGAAAGCTATAACGAAGCAATGCATTCGCTTTCTGGTGCCTATCAAGAAGCTGTCTTTATGCATGTTATTCCTTCAAAGGTATTAGAGAAACACGGTCAAGTACATGTGCTTGATATAGGGTTTGGCCTGGGCTACAATGTGCTTGCGTTATGTTATGAAGCCAAAAAACAAAATCGTGATGTTTTCTATTCAATCACCTCATTAGAAAAGAATAAATATATGGTAGAAGCAATGGAATGCGTACATTTCAATGATGATAGAGATAAAGTATATGAACTGTTGAAGCATTCAGCGCGTGGCAATAAAATCATTACTGATTATTTTAGTCATAGTGTACTGTATGGGGATGCCCGACAGTTACTATCGCTTTTGCCTGAAAACAGTATTGATGCTGTCTTTCACGATCCCTTTTCCCCTTACAAGAATCCTGAGTTGTGGAGTGTAGATTTTTTTAAAAAGCTTTTTGATGTATGCAAGGATGAGTGCATCGTTACAACATATTCAGCAGCAGTACATGTGAGGGTAGCAATGAAAAAGGGAGGTTTTATTGTTGGGAAGGGTCCTCAGGTGGGCAGAAAAAAAGAAGGGACTGTGGCAACCAAAAGAAATAATGCCGTTACTCCTCTTGGTGAAGAATATTTTGCATTGTTGAAAAATGATCCCAAGGCCATACCCTTTACTGATCCTGGTTTATGCACTACAACAGAAGAAATACGAGAGCGTCGTAGACTAAAAATGCTACAAGTTAAAAGAGGTCTTCAAGCTCCTTGA
- a CDS encoding secondary thiamine-phosphate synthase enzyme YjbQ, with product MITFQIQTTRKEEFIDITAKVTDAVIKSNISNGICCVYVPHTTAAITINENADPTVPKDILMGLSHLKLESLHFAHLEGNSPAHIKSSIIGCSIAIIVENKRLQLGTWQGIFFCEFDGPRTRKVIVQCVGT from the coding sequence ATGATTACCTTTCAGATTCAGACAACTCGAAAAGAAGAGTTTATTGATATAACTGCAAAAGTTACTGATGCGGTTATAAAATCAAATATTTCAAATGGCATCTGTTGTGTGTATGTACCGCATACCACTGCGGCTATCACCATTAATGAAAATGCGGATCCAACTGTACCAAAAGACATTCTTATGGGATTGTCGCACCTTAAACTTGAATCGTTGCATTTTGCTCACCTTGAAGGCAATTCGCCAGCTCATATCAAGTCTTCAATAATTGGTTGCTCCATAGCTATCATTGTAGAAAATAAACGTTTGCAACTGGGCACCTGGCAGGGAATATTTTTCTGTGAATTTGATGGACCACGCACACGGAAGGTGATAGTTCAGTGTGTGGGAACATAA